CCCCGAGGACCGCCACCGCCACGGACTGCTGCTGGAAGCCCCGCTGTGGGAGAACCGCATCCTGGGCCATGTCACCGAGCGGCCCAACAGCAAGGGCAAGCTCCTCGACCTGGCCGGGGCCCGCAAGGACACCGAGCGCATCGTCGCGGAGTACGACGTGCGCACCCCCGGCATCGAGGTCACCGCGTCCTCGCTCTCCGGCGGCAACCAGCAGAAGCTGATCGTCGGCCGCGAGATGAGCCACCGGCCCAAGCTGTTGATCGCCGCCCATCCCACCCGCGGCGTCGACGTCGGCGCGCAGGCGCAGATCTGGGAACAGATCCGCGAGGCGCGCCGCGAGGGCCTGGCGGTGCTGCTGATCTCTGCCGACCTGGACGAGCTGATCGGCCTGTCCGACACCCTGCGGGTGATGTACCGGGGCCGGCTGGTCGCGGACGCGGACCCCGCCGTCATCACCCCGGAGGAGTTGGGCTCCGCCATGACCGGTGCCGCCAGCGGCCACCTCACCGCCGCGGACGCGGCGGCGGACGACAGCGCGTCGGACGGCAACCCGTCGGACGACGGTGCGTCGCACGGCAGCACGCCGGACGGCGCCGGCGAGCAGGGCGGTGAGCAGAAGTGAGTACCTCCACCAAGAACCCCGCCAAGAACCCCACCGTGGAAGCCATCGCCAGGAGCGCCACCCGGGACAAGGTGATCCTCGCGATCGCCGCGCCCGTCCTGGCCATCGTCGCCGCGATTGTGATCTCGTCCCTGGTCTTCCTGGCGTCGGGCGAGAATCCGTTCCGGGCCTACGGGATCATGGCCGATTACGGCCACTACAGCGACAGCCAGGTCTGGATCATCAACAAGGCGGTGCCGTACTACCTTTCGGCACTGGCGGTCGCCATCGGCTTCCGGATGAACCTCTTCAACATCGGCGTCGACGGCCAGTACCGCCTGGCGGCCTTCGCGGCCGCCGCGGTCGGCGGGGCCATCGCCCTCCCCGGCGCGATCCAGATCATCCTGCTCATCGTCATCGCGATGCTGGTGGGCGCGATCTGGTCGGGCATCGCCGGTCTGCTGAAGACGACCCGTGGCGTCAGCGAAGTGATCACCACGATCATGCTGAACGCGATCGCCGCCTCGATCATCGGCTACTTCCTGCAGGACGGCCGCCTCGCCATCAAGGACGGCAACCTCCTGCACACCAAGTTCCTCCCGGAATCCAGCCACTTCTTCTCCTTCCCGACCCACCCCAAGCCGGTCCTCGGCTTCGTGGTGATCGCGGTGCTGGCCGGTGCGCTGTACTGGTTCGGCATCAACCGCACCCGCTTCGGCTTCGACCTGCGCGCCGTGGGCGCCTCCGAGTCGGCCGCCGAGGCCAGCGGTGTCAGCGTCAAGCGCATGGTCGTCAGCAGCATGCTGCTGTCGGGCGCGGCGGCCGGCCTGGTCGGCATGCCCACCCTGCTCGGCGAGTCCTTCCAGTACGGCACGGACTTCCCGGCCGGTATCGGCTTCACCGGTATCGCCATCGCGCTGCTCGGCCGCAACCACCCCGTCGGCATGGCCTTCGGCGCCCTGCTGTGGGCGTTCCTCGACCGCACCGGCTCCCGGCTGGAGTTCGAGGGCTACGCCCAGGAAATCGTCGGCGTCATCCAGGGCGTCATCGTCCTGTGCGTGGTCATCGCCTACGAGATCGTGCGCCGCTACGGGCTGAACCTACAGCAGCGCAAGGTCGGCGAGGAGCTGGCCGCCCTGTCCCGCACGACAAACGCCGACAAGTCCGGCAAGAGTGACAACCCGGAGGTGTCGGCGTGAGTACGGACCTCAAGTCCGCGACCAAGCTCGCGGTCCCAGGAAGGGGCGGCCGGCGCAAGCTGACCTACCCCTGGATCCTGCTGATCATCGCCGTCGGCCTGGTCGCCGTCTCCGCCCTCCGGGCCGTCACCGGCGCCGGGGACCTCACCTCCACCGGCCAGTTCGGCGCCGCGCTGAGCGCCGCCGTACCGATCGGCCTGGCGGGTCTGGGCGGACTGTGGTCCGAGCGGGCCGGCGTGGTCAACATCGGCCTCGAAGGCATGATGATGCTCGGCTCGTTCGCGGCCGGCTGGGTCGGCTGGCAGCACGGCCCCTGGGCGGCGGCCGCGGCCGGCATCCTCGGCGGCGCGCTCGGCGGCCTCATCCACGCCGTCGCCACCGTGACCTTCGGCGTCGACCACATCGTCTCCGGTGTCGCGGTCAACATCCTGGCGCTCGGTGCCACCCAGTACCTGGCCACCCTGTGGTTCGGCCAGGAGGGCAGCGCGGCCATGGCGGCCGGCGGCAACGACAAGCAGTCCCCGCCGATGCCCGACATGCCGACGTTCACAGTCCCCGGCCTGTCGGACTGGCTGAACTCCCTGGAGGGCCACCACTGGTTCCTGGTCTCCGACGTCGCCGGCATCCTCGGCGCCGCGGTCACCAACGTCTCCTGGCTGACCCTGCTCACCATCGCCCTGTTCATCGGCACCTTCTACGTACTCTGGCGCTCCTCGTTCGGACTGCGGCTGCGCTCCTGCGGCGAGGCCCCCATCTCGGCCGAGACTCTGGGCGTCAACGTCTACTCGTACAAGTACGCGGCGGTGCTGGTCTCCGGAGCCCTGGCCGGCCTCGGCGGTGCCTTCCTCTCCATCGGAGTGCACTTCTACCAGGACGGCCAGACCGGCGGCCGCGGCTACATCGGTCTCGCCACGATGATCTTCGGCAACTGGCGGCCGGGCGGCGTCGCGATGGGCGCGGGCCTGTTCGGCTTCATGGACGCCATGCAGCTGCGCAGCGGCGGCCCGACCGTCCATGCGCTGCTGCTGGGCCTGGCCGCGCTCCTCGCGGTGCTCGCCCTGCTCCGGCTGCGCGCCGCCAAGCGCGCCCAGGCCGCGGTGTCGGCCGTCGCCGCCGCCGTCCTCATAGGGTGGTACTTCCTGGCCGACACCGTTCCCCTCGAACTGGTCGAGGCGAGTCCCTACATCGCCACCCTGCTGGTGCTCGCCCTCTTCTCCCAGCGGCTGCGGCCGCCGAAGGCGAACGGCAGGCCCTACCGCCGAGGACAAGGCGCATGACACCACCGGTGCCGGTCGACTGGACCGCACTGCGCGCGCAGGCCCGGGACGCGATGTCCCGGGCCTACGCCCCTTACTCCGGCTACC
This Streptomyces decoyicus DNA region includes the following protein-coding sequences:
- a CDS encoding ABC transporter permease; the protein is MEAIARSATRDKVILAIAAPVLAIVAAIVISSLVFLASGENPFRAYGIMADYGHYSDSQVWIINKAVPYYLSALAVAIGFRMNLFNIGVDGQYRLAAFAAAAVGGAIALPGAIQIILLIVIAMLVGAIWSGIAGLLKTTRGVSEVITTIMLNAIAASIIGYFLQDGRLAIKDGNLLHTKFLPESSHFFSFPTHPKPVLGFVVIAVLAGALYWFGINRTRFGFDLRAVGASESAAEASGVSVKRMVVSSMLLSGAAAGLVGMPTLLGESFQYGTDFPAGIGFTGIAIALLGRNHPVGMAFGALLWAFLDRTGSRLEFEGYAQEIVGVIQGVIVLCVVIAYEIVRRYGLNLQQRKVGEELAALSRTTNADKSGKSDNPEVSA
- a CDS encoding ABC transporter permease: MSTDLKSATKLAVPGRGGRRKLTYPWILLIIAVGLVAVSALRAVTGAGDLTSTGQFGAALSAAVPIGLAGLGGLWSERAGVVNIGLEGMMMLGSFAAGWVGWQHGPWAAAAAGILGGALGGLIHAVATVTFGVDHIVSGVAVNILALGATQYLATLWFGQEGSAAMAAGGNDKQSPPMPDMPTFTVPGLSDWLNSLEGHHWFLVSDVAGILGAAVTNVSWLTLLTIALFIGTFYVLWRSSFGLRLRSCGEAPISAETLGVNVYSYKYAAVLVSGALAGLGGAFLSIGVHFYQDGQTGGRGYIGLATMIFGNWRPGGVAMGAGLFGFMDAMQLRSGGPTVHALLLGLAALLAVLALLRLRAAKRAQAAVSAVAAAVLIGWYFLADTVPLELVEASPYIATLLVLALFSQRLRPPKANGRPYRRGQGA